The nucleotide sequence TGACTGGGACAAGTACCTCGAGGGATGCGTCATCGGCACCAGGACCTACTTCCACAAGGAACCTGCTAAGACCACCGATAGGGCGAGGAGACAAATGGCCAGGTGAGTTggttgaaaaagtttttttttttaatctagtAGATTTTGTGTTATATAAGCGTGCGAGATCTCCGgttatttgaatgaaatgATCAAATTTGCATTTGCTGATGCGGATCGATTTTGTGGAAAGTTTGTTGGCTCACTCATAAGTTCGTTGAGTTTTAAAAATCCGACCAAGATCGAtggaatgaaaaaattgattcgATTCAGCCTCCGATGACGTGAATCTGGTTTTCCGGTTCGACAGAACGTTTTACGAATGAGATGTGTCTATTAcgtaaaatctaatttttgaTGCTATATCTTTCAgtaaagttttaaattgtATCTCTACAATTGTAcagttattttaaaagttattttctTATACATGTTGTCGAGCTAAGTCGATGTCATTTACGATTATAATGCCAGTAATAAATTGCGGATATCTCGGTTCCGAATGCGAATGAGGAAGCATGAAAGGTTACGATTACaggaaaatataatattgttgTACAAACCGTAAATAAGGAAATCGGGTATTGTGATATGCAAATGTCAATAAGGTATCAAACTTCAGTCGTATGTATATACTGCaacgattaaatttttatacgaaaatTATTGTTGACTTGGAGTAACAAagtgaataaattatttctaaatataaaagtgacaATACTAACGTTATAAAATATCAACGACTCATGTTGATTTTTCGTAATTCTAAAAcgcaataaataatacattGTTATACTGAatgaataatataaatataatataattatatcgtTTTATATGTGATTCTTGTTTAAGAGACTATAATGTAACAATGTAATCGACTTTATAAAAGTTTGAATATTCTCTTTTATGCAACTTATTATTCGTTCAAGCTAAAATAATAACACATTCGTTGTGTATCGACATGTTTTGTAATTTGAAATCACAAGTGTAtagtgtgtatacatatttcACAAATTCTAATGCTGCGCTCATATCCATTAGCACTTGCACATGATTAACACCGAATCCGTAGTCCGtgcacatatacatataccaaTTAGTAAAGTATGAACTAGTGAtaattaagagaataatttcATACAATGGGCAATTGCGACaatagtataataatttaacaaatacCATATACACTGAATTTTTATATTGGAATCTACTTTATTACGCGAGATAATTTTTACGTTCCTTATCCttctcaagtaaaaaattccGCATAAATTAAATGTCAACTTtctcttattttattatcttcGTCTTTCCGGTCAATCTCTGCTTAAATGAACTATATCATTATTATTCGCTCATGTTTATCAGAAACTTGTTCTGCTACAGTCTTTCATATCTCTTTACTCTACGCATAGTAAATCAGAAATATTCCTATCAACttgatcaaaataaataattattatcacTCGCATTACCCTCGCAAAAAATCATCGACACTTCGCGAATGATGCTTTCTACTCGCGGTTATTTCCGCCGCAGCGAGCGAGCAAATACACGGCGTCGCTTATAAACTAGTCACGCTTTTCCGCGACAGCAATCTTATTTCCCTCCGCGCTAGCGATTGTTGGCCGTCTCACTTAAAAATTCACTTTTGCAGGCTGCGCGTAGTTGCCGCGCTCTCGCCTGTCTTGAGTTTCACCGGGCTCTGCGGCTGTTTAGCGCTTCTCATGGGTATTCACTGGGCTATAGCTGTGCCCCTAGCCGCCTTCGTCGTGATGCTACTCGTCTGGCTGTAGACGAGCTGATGCGGATTTTGCGGAGGACATCATGCGTGTAGGTATTTTTTAACTGTTTTTAACTTATCCATATTTTATATACTGTTATGACCGGGTtcggataataaaaataacaacacgttatttatagaaaatcactcgaactcggactctttattcaaacgtaaacacAACTGTTCTCAACAGCTGTCAGAATCAGACTCTAACTAAACAACAACATTCGCGACGTCGTTGATTTCGTTGCTAAGGGTAGCTATGCGCGATTCATGGTGTTCGAATCGCGTAACGTTCAGGCTCGGTCACAACAATACGTATCGAAGGCGTAGAGATcggtgaaaatatgaaaagtGCACTCGATCTAGAACTTTCTCAGAACTTGTATACGGTTACGagaataaatagaaaaaagacTGTAAcgcgaaaataattaagtgttatcttaatgaaaaaaaggagaaatagTTCAGAGACCGGCTTAACGGGAAGCTAACTATAGTAACTGCTGCACAAGTTGCTTTGAAGAACAACCGCGTCGTGGTGTATACGACGGTAACTAATTACAGTACTacgttttttaaattatacatCTGCATTTGTTTTGTTACAGGTTCATTCGacaattttgttattgatGAAGTTTACAACGCTATATAATATGGATatcttattataattatatacatatatacatcaAATGCTCAAGCATGTTATTGCAAAGTGATTAAGGATAAGAAGTGCAGACTTAATGCTTCATGCAAATCATCCAACATTTTCTGAACTTGAATAGTATTgaccaataaaattttataaatacatgatatatttaataaaaaaaaataattatttatacattgATGTACATGTCATGTAATGACCCTAAGAAACACTTTCGTAACATCTAGAACTTTTTGGGTAAGAAAACAACTGCGAAATTTCACGTGAACTCATTTCTCTTGCAAACGCAATTATAACTCTGGCAGTTTTCACACTTCCATCATCATTCTCCGCAATGACagctaatatttttttctaatgttTGAGAACACATTCAGCTGTGCTGTCAGAGTttgtaaaatttacaaataggtcaaattttctatttgtttttGTCCTATTTTTGCGtaaaatatattgtttatGCGTGTAAACAATTTAACAACAGATTGCTTAAAGATTAAGAGCCTGCAAGATTTTCACATGGATAGCATTATGGCGATTAACGTGGTAATATTCAGCTCTCAATGTCTATACTGTTTTAGATATCAAACACGCGGCAAAGTTGGCAGAAATAAACGCATTAATTAGGCGTTATCGCGAGATTAATCTCTCAGACTCTTAATTAATATCATATCGCTTAGAGTATTGATACTTTTGACGaagttttgtttgtttgttacacaaacaatttttaactttttaaaagtttttaatcTTACATAGCAAATTGCACAATGTcaaataattgaataaaaagtGCTATCCCAAGGTAGAACGTGCACTCTATAAttattgttctttttttagtttCTTTTTTCACTCCATTCTCCTTCTCCGCGGcgctattattgttttttctaTTCGAGTAAtcgatttattattgtttattaatggcatgttttgcaaaaaattaacaaaaggTCTGGAAATACTTAATGGTTCCCACCAGGATTGCTCTTCAAacgtttaataattgaatTGCAAGTTTCTATCGtgcattatatttatatttcagAAATTCTGGGAATCCTCGATCGCTTAACCGTATACTATGAATTCTAATTATAaagcgcgagcgtcaatgCAAGTTATGGTATTTCCACTCCTATAAAAAACTTTCCCAACGTCGATCTCCGTGCaagcgaagaaaaagaaacacaTTGTTGAACCGAGACTCGTGTAGGTACATACTATTAGCAAACATCATTTCAAAGTCTCGaaaatttctttcttcctTCCCTCTCACCTCCTTTGCTTTTTTCATCCTCAATTTGCCGTCCAGCGCATAACTCGTTTATAGCCGGCGAGCCAGTAGCTCTCGCCTCTACGTTGCCTCATCGcagtattattttatgtataggtgtgtgtgtatatatatatatatatatatatatatatatatatatatatatgcacagcATACTCACCTCGTCGCGAAGCCGTATACAATACACACAAATTTCCAGTCTCCTCCTCAGCATCTCTCCGTCCGCATTCTAACCTAAAAATCCTCGCGTGGTCTTTCAAAAATCACCGTTTTTTCCATCTCCTCTCGCGAACGAACGGTACTCCCGCTCTGCTCTGCGCTGTAGTAAAAGATGAATACGCTCACAGCAGACGGCTAGTATAGCCGCCGAAGCGTATAGTATACACAGCCGACTCGACTCCTTTTCCATCTCTCCCGACGCGCAGCTGCCGCACTGCTGAGTGCTGACGTACTTACATACGTTTCGCTCGTATTACGCGAATATTTCCGCGAGGGCGAGCGCGTGCGCGGCGATTCATTCGCGGCTCAGTTGGCTCCTGGCAACCGGCGACGCACGTGTGCGACTCTTTTTTTGTCCGCGCCTCGTCTCCTCGGCTATACATTGTGCTCTGTTTGTCGGACGCGAACAGCCGGTGTTTTTGTTTAGTTTCCCGTTTAAGTTTCGTTTCGGAGTATAGGTATATCGCCAGGTACGCGAGTACATCAGCTGAGCAGCGATGGCATCGCAGGTGGCGGAGTTCTTCCGCGACAAGAGCGTCTTCGTGACGGGCGGCACCGGTTTCCTGGGCATCTCACTCGTGGAGAAGCTTCTGCGCTGCTGTCCGGACGTCATGAGCATTTACCTGCTCATTAGGCCCAAGAAAGGCAAGAGCGCACAGGACAGACTTCAGGACGTCACCAACAACTCCGTGAGTTGAATATGTCCGACCGCGAGTTATGCTTTGCATATGCACTTTCGCGCCATTTGTGCCTGTACTCGCGAATTAGCTGGTTCTTTAGTCGATGCGTATGCCAATGCCATAGACGCTGTGCCGATCTCGGATGAATTATCGCGGTTTCATTATCGACGTTTACTTATCTTGATTGCGGCTACTACCTACAAGGCGTGTATCGCAACGCTCGcgtttgtttactttttttctctttccgcGAGTGCAGCGAATAATTATGTAATCTTCTTCGCATAAGTAGTTTATTATTCGAGGATTATTAACTTTTGAATAATGAGTCACGTTGCTCCGTTTTAGTATAATTTCTCTGAACTCCAATCAATATTTCTAGCCAGTGTAAACAAATCAATAGAGAGCTATTTTAAACTCTGCTCACAGAGCATTATAGTAATTATAGAATCTCCATTTTTGAATCGATATTGAATTTCCTATAAATACTATGATTGTTCTGTCTTAATATTTACTATTTCATTATTTGAAActtgaatataataaatgaaaGTACATGagtagtaaaataatattaatttctgGAATTTGTTCATTGCAAGTTGTCATTACGAATCTTATGtagagttttaaaaattatgcgaaataagaaaaaacagcttttgtttaaaaaaccaCTTCATAACTTATTTACTCTTAAGCCCAGGCTACTTTCTCCATAGCTATTTAACACTTTCAATTTCTATGCTGAGCTATTTTCAAGCAAGTTACTGCTTTTAGTATTCAAATTTAGTTTCTcttattttgaattaatttatcttttttaaattaacaatTGTATTGATTCATTAATTCACtcattttgatttatataaaactttgcaattgaaaatggaaaattcatttttttaaatttctaacAGGTGTTCGAAAGAATTAAACAAGAAGGAAAGACTGacctttttaaaaaaatcatagcTGTTGGAGGAGATGTCGGAGAAGAACATTTAGGATTATCCTCTGTAGATAGACTGACTTTGGTGGAGCATGTTCAAATTGTATTTCATTCAGCAGCCACATTGGACTTCGAGGCAGATTTAAAATCCACTGTCAATATTAACCTTCTTGGTACTCGACGAGTTGTTGAATTCTGTCAAGAAATAAGAAATCTGAAGGTAAGCGAGTTCTAGctctttattattcttttcttCATAATATTGAatacaacaatatttttaaatgcattaatgtaataaaaatcataaataatataatgtaatattATAACTTCAAATAAATTCTAGGCCCTTGTGCATGTATCCAGTGCATACGTGAACTCAACATTAAGTGAGGCTCATGAACGTGTTTATCCAGCTCCTATGGATGTAAAAGAACTTTTAAGAAAAGTAGAAGAATTGAGTGATGAAGAATTGAATGCAGCAACACCAAGTATTATTAAGGATCATCCTAATCCGTACACATTTACAAAACAATTAGCTGAGCACGAGATAGCAAACTCTAAGCTAGCTGCAGCAATTGTCAGACCATCAATGAGTAAATActtctataaaaattaatttagagAATATAGCAAcacctgtttttttttttttaaattaacacttttgaaatattttttcagttGTTGGAGCCTGGAAAGAACCTATTCCTGGTTGGACAATTTCTAAAAATGGACCACAAGGATTTTTAATGGGAGCAAGCAAAGGCGTTGTGCGACGTTTACCTGTAGCTAAGAATCTTATTTACGACTATATTCCAGTTGATGTAGTTGTCAATAGTCTCCTAGTAGCTGCATACTCAATTGAGAGAGACAGGTGAATTTTACTTTGAATTTGATTGATATCTTAGGTAGTAATACAAACCGTCATCTCCtacattaaataattattttgtttcaGGCTAAAAACAGTAAAAGTGTACCACCTAACATCAAGTACATGCATGCCGTTTAAGTGGGAAAGCGTTACAGATAAAATAAATGGTTACTTGCATAGTTATCCATTGGCTAGTGCTGTTTGGTATCCTcatttaaaacttttaccctCCCTACTGTGGTTCAAAATTTCTGCATTTTTCGTACACATGATTCCGGCTTATATTTTAGATACAGTTACTAAAGTAGCTGGAGGAAGACCCATGTAAATTGTTACAAATTtcttaaacatttaaaccATTCTCTATCAACTGATGCTAACATCTTTTCATGCTATTTGTAGATTGGTTCGTCTTCATACAAACGTAAATAAATCTTTGGGAAGGCTGGAGAAGTTCATTTTCACAGAATGGAAGTTTTACAACAAGCAAACTCAGGAGTTGCATGATTCACTTTCTGAAGTagataaagaaaagttcacCTTGGATATAAGACAGATTGATTGGGAAACCTATTTTGTAGATTTAACGAAGGGCGTACgagtttatttaaataacgAGCCATTAAAGAATTTGAATAAGGCAAAGAGGAAAGACAAAATGTAAGATTTATAATTACTTTACGTTCAATGTTTTTTTCATCATAAACTATGAACTAATCAAAtcgtcatttattttttagattacTGGTACTCCACCTTTTGTTACAAGCGTTCGTGTTGACGTTTATTTGGTGGATTTTCAAAACTATTCTTGGAATGACTTGGACACAAACTGGCATGATAGTTCCAGTAGCGTATTACATTTTGAGTCTcttgtaaatttaaatttaacacTTTTTATACTGCATTTAAAAGCGTAACGTAAGAATTAAGATTAATTaatgaacaactaaaattgaTACAACCTATAAGAGAGAAttgatttttatacaatatagaAAGTTTTTACAACACTACCTTTATGAATCGTTTTGAATATTAATGTAATTTcatattgtttcatttatGATTGTTTAAATGttcgatattattattttcgttgATGCGCATAATGTTTAAACAAGTATAATAGTTCGTTAtagaatctttaaaaaatcttcTTATATAGAGGTTTCTTTTATGAAtctttaatttatttgtaacGAATGAACAAAGCAATAGACATTTTGTGTTATGTTCTATTGACTGGTGTAAGTTGACTTGTGCATAAGTTTTATTGTTTGATTAATTTTGTCGAGTATATTGCTCAttaaacatgatttttttttacaaagttattatattttatacattagattgattaaaataaaattaaaagaaatattgatgatttaaattaatattatatgagTCCAGTGCAGTTCCTAGCATAACaatctttctttctttcaagAGTTTCCGCAAAGCAACAAATTTATGACTATATATTGGTCATATCGCCCTGTTAAATAATATGTGCATTGTTACGACCTAACCTATTCTGTAACGCGCTGAATGTATGAGTTTCAATGACGAGCGCATGTGCACCCTTTTCTAGGTCCAAAACACCATCACGGTGGCAACCTTGAACTACGCCGTCGTAGTTCTGGTCACCCTGCGCTAGCCTGCTTCACGACGGCATGCTCACGCGCAGGCAGTCAGTCTGTCAAAACCAGTCATTACTCGCGGGCGGTCCTCCCTCGCTCTCAGATTTTGAATACTTCAAACTCTGACTGCATTTGGTGGCAGAAACTACTATTGCCTTCCGGGCTTATACAACGCCTTCCGGGCTTATACATACACCTTCGCCTTCCGGGCTGATTGATTTCATACGAATCGCAATACGACTAAATCACGCCCATCGGGCTATCCGATTTGATTTGATTCAAATCTATAAATCGCGCCCAACGGGCTATACCAACTAAGCGAGAACAaagtttgtgtgtgtgtgtgaaacgTTATTGTTCGATTAACTAATTATCTCTGTGAACTTAATCTAATGCTGTGCAATCAATAAATCTGGGTTTTTTATGCCAAAAGGCTTTTTCCCATAATTTTGTgttttcttaaatttaaaCCCTTAAATCcatctaaaaacaaaatcattaaaatataACTAAATTACTTAACTACCTAAGGTTAGGTAGTTACACAATTAATCATGGTGCCTCCTGTGAGGTGTGCATTGAATCCGTTGATTGATTAGTATCGTAAATCAGTATCCGTAGAAGTACTACTAGTAGTAGTACCTCTATATGTCAGTATCACATCTCATCTCGTTCGTTCCGAGCTTATACATCAGATAAGATTTAaaattcttacaaaaagaACCTCCTATAAGATTCAAACTTGAAGGTATATCAAACTTCGCAGAACAAGCCCTCATTTTGCCactaaatatacatatatatcaaCATTTTGCTTTGAAAAG is from Nasonia vitripennis strain AsymCx chromosome 1, Nvit_psr_1.1, whole genome shotgun sequence and encodes:
- the LOC100115711 gene encoding putative fatty acyl-CoA reductase CG8306, producing MASQVAEFFRDKSVFVTGGTGFLGISLVEKLLRCCPDVMSIYLLIRPKKGKSAQDRLQDVTNNSVFERIKQEGKTDLFKKIIAVGGDVGEEHLGLSSVDRLTLVEHVQIVFHSAATLDFEADLKSTVNINLLGTRRVVEFCQEIRNLKALVHVSSAYVNSTLSEAHERVYPAPMDVKELLRKVEELSDEELNAATPSIIKDHPNPYTFTKQLAEHEIANSKLAAAIVRPSMIVGAWKEPIPGWTISKNGPQGFLMGASKGVVRRLPVAKNLIYDYIPVDVVVNSLLVAAYSIERDRLKTVKVYHLTSSTCMPFKWESVTDKINGYLHSYPLASAVWYPHLKLLPSLLWFKISAFFVHMIPAYILDTVTKVAGGRPILVRLHTNVNKSLGRLEKFIFTEWKFYNKQTQELHDSLSEVDKEKFTLDIRQIDWETYFVDLTKGVRVYLNNEPLKNLNKAKRKDKILLVLHLLLQAFVLTFIWWIFKTILGMTWTQTGMIVPVAYYILSLL